In the Flagellimonas sp. MMG031 genome, one interval contains:
- a CDS encoding peptidylprolyl isomerase, which produces MKNFKNIIFVLFVMPCCFGQNPDYKLLMRNISTQNQVDSIQLNNPCFSLKRIIQTTSDSGFEEFIKDIEIDSIKEFNDVYYKILNKKTKKEFKVKYIWLDGGKMSNSKIQGTKKEIFRRYRNGEDFGDLADEYSMDPRKNQGNLGWFPEGRMVPEFEKSVAEHELNDIFESIQKDRNWHFVVLKTHNDRETGEFEYLKLTEIQESVTRDVNEKGKFIRVTIATGIKNIVELSNVQISKVECVNCKKEVLNKAIKCEAIQKSFEILKGQAMNEEFKENSIYVKKFRFDL; this is translated from the coding sequence ATGAAAAATTTTAAAAATATAATATTTGTTCTTTTTGTAATGCCCTGTTGTTTTGGTCAAAACCCTGATTACAAGTTATTAATGCGGAACATAAGCACCCAAAACCAAGTGGATAGTATTCAATTGAATAATCCTTGTTTTTCCCTAAAACGTATCATACAGACAACAAGCGATTCTGGTTTTGAAGAATTTATCAAAGATATTGAAATCGACAGCATAAAGGAGTTTAATGATGTTTATTATAAAATCCTTAATAAAAAAACCAAGAAGGAATTCAAGGTTAAATACATATGGTTGGATGGTGGCAAAATGTCCAATTCCAAAATTCAGGGTACTAAAAAAGAAATATTTAGAAGATATAGAAATGGAGAGGACTTTGGGGATCTTGCAGATGAATACTCGATGGACCCAAGGAAAAACCAAGGAAACCTAGGCTGGTTTCCTGAAGGCAGAATGGTTCCTGAATTCGAAAAGTCTGTAGCTGAACACGAGCTAAATGATATTTTTGAGTCTATTCAAAAAGATAGGAACTGGCATTTTGTTGTTTTAAAAACACACAATGATAGGGAAACAGGGGAATTTGAATACTTGAAATTAACTGAAATACAAGAATCCGTTACACGAGATGTAAATGAAAAAGGCAAATTCATACGGGTAACAATTGCAACTGGGATTAAAAACATTGTAGAACTGAGTAACGTACAAATTTCAAAAGTAGAGTGCGTGAATTGCAAAAAAGAAGTTCTGAATAAGGCAATCAAATGTGAAGCCATTCAAAAAAGCTTTGAAATACTCAAAGGTCAAGCTATGAATGAAGAGTTTAAAGAAAACTCTATTTATGTGAAAAAGTTCAGATTTGACTTATAA
- the lptC gene encoding LPS export ABC transporter periplasmic protein LptC, translated as MKRTSQHILKSFATVFTVAILFMSCGDDYERVGEEAVKPLFPQGVAQNFTLTYTETVEAMSTQDSAKSRVIAVLTSPLSEDFDNQRFKFRTFPEGLRVDFFNEKNQKSVIIADYGIVYSQTNLIDLRGNVVLESHDGKKLETDQLYFDRKNNWIFTEASFTYTNPEDRTVMDGEGMDFNKDFTFFKAHKTYGMMTIKEEEQDD; from the coding sequence GTGAAACGAACATCACAACATATATTAAAGAGCTTTGCCACGGTTTTCACCGTGGCAATCCTTTTTATGTCCTGTGGTGACGACTACGAACGAGTGGGCGAGGAGGCCGTAAAACCCCTCTTTCCCCAAGGTGTTGCCCAAAATTTCACCTTGACCTATACCGAAACCGTAGAGGCCATGAGCACACAGGATTCCGCAAAGTCGCGGGTCATCGCCGTGCTCACCAGTCCGTTATCCGAAGATTTCGATAACCAACGGTTTAAATTCCGTACCTTCCCAGAAGGGCTACGAGTGGATTTTTTCAATGAAAAGAATCAGAAAAGCGTCATCATAGCCGATTATGGCATCGTATATTCCCAAACCAATTTAATAGATTTGCGGGGCAATGTGGTGCTGGAAAGTCACGATGGCAAAAAGCTGGAAACCGACCAGTTGTATTTTGACAGAAAAAATAACTGGATCTTTACAGAAGCCTCATTTACATATACCAATCCGGAAGACAGAACCGTAATGGACGGTGAAGGGATGGACTTTAATAAGGATTTTACATTTTTCAAGGCCCATAAAACTTATGGGATGATGACGATTAAAGAAGAAGAACAGGATGATTAA
- a CDS encoding cupin domain-containing protein, whose protein sequence is MKKMTLIALLGALCFAATGNAQDAIFPKGQKGPAEFFTGNAYPYGLVQADSIYTTLAGNVYFEAGARSHWHSHPAGQLLIVIDGTGYHQIEGQPKEIITKGDVVKCPPNTKHWHGASKDEGMSHIYVIPNTEKGIVEWMEPVSDAQYNN, encoded by the coding sequence ATGAAAAAAATGACCTTGATAGCGCTTTTGGGCGCACTGTGCTTCGCCGCAACCGGAAACGCTCAAGATGCCATTTTCCCGAAGGGGCAAAAGGGCCCAGCTGAATTTTTTACCGGCAACGCCTATCCGTATGGTTTGGTACAGGCCGATTCTATCTACACCACCTTGGCGGGCAATGTGTATTTTGAAGCTGGGGCGAGGAGCCATTGGCATTCCCACCCGGCGGGGCAACTATTGATCGTGATCGATGGTACCGGCTATCATCAGATTGAGGGGCAGCCCAAGGAAATAATTACCAAGGGCGATGTAGTAAAATGTCCCCCAAATACCAAGCATTGGCACGGGGCATCTAAGGACGAGGGCATGTCGCACATTTATGTGATTCCCAACACCGAAAAGGGAATCGTGGAATGGATGGAGCCTGTTTCCGATGCGCAATACAACAACTAA
- a CDS encoding hemolysin family protein, protein MDSSLIIIIVSLLLSAFFSGMEIAFVSANKIHIEIEKKQEGFLAKVLTLLTDKPSKFIATMLIGNNIALVIYGLFMGDVLMEWFQSLLPAKYEFVNVLLTDFSLLSQTVISTILILLTAEFLPKVFFQIYANVLIKVFAVPAYMFYLLFSVISTFVIKVSDFVLRTLFKTEGDEVQLTFTKLELGDYINEQMETVEEEDDVDSEIQIFQNALEFSTVKAREVMVPRTEITAVEIGETPKNLTKLFSETGYSKILVYKDSIDEIIGYVHSYELFKKPKTIKSILLPVEFVPETMLIQDILNVLTKKRKSMAVVLDEYGGTSGILTVEDIIEELFGEIEDEHDSTDLHEEQISENEYKFSARLEVDYINENYKMELPEGEEYETLGGLIVHQTGEIPEQDTEVILGRFSFKILEVSNTKIDLVKVTVHTED, encoded by the coding sequence TTGGACTCCTCCCTAATCATTATCATTGTTTCCCTGCTGTTATCGGCATTTTTCTCCGGCATGGAAATCGCCTTCGTTTCCGCCAACAAGATCCATATTGAAATAGAGAAAAAGCAAGAAGGCTTTTTGGCCAAGGTGCTAACCCTGCTCACCGACAAACCATCCAAATTTATAGCCACCATGCTTATAGGCAACAATATTGCCTTGGTGATCTATGGTCTTTTTATGGGGGATGTGCTCATGGAGTGGTTCCAAAGCTTGTTGCCCGCCAAATATGAGTTTGTCAATGTGCTATTGACGGATTTTAGTCTGCTTTCGCAGACCGTAATTTCAACCATACTTATTCTGTTGACGGCGGAGTTTTTGCCCAAGGTATTCTTTCAAATCTATGCCAATGTACTAATCAAGGTATTCGCCGTGCCGGCCTATATGTTTTACCTGTTGTTCTCGGTGATCTCGACCTTTGTCATCAAGGTATCCGATTTTGTTCTGAGAACCCTTTTCAAGACCGAAGGGGACGAGGTGCAACTTACATTTACCAAATTGGAGCTGGGCGATTACATCAACGAGCAAATGGAAACCGTGGAAGAGGAGGATGATGTGGATTCCGAGATCCAGATATTCCAGAATGCCTTGGAATTTTCAACCGTTAAGGCAAGGGAGGTGATGGTGCCGCGTACCGAGATTACGGCAGTGGAAATTGGTGAAACCCCAAAAAACCTGACCAAACTTTTTTCGGAAACCGGATATTCAAAAATATTGGTGTACAAGGACAGTATCGATGAGATTATTGGGTATGTGCATTCGTATGAGTTGTTCAAAAAGCCCAAAACCATAAAAAGTATCCTGCTGCCGGTTGAATTCGTTCCGGAGACCATGCTCATCCAGGACATTCTGAACGTATTGACCAAAAAACGAAAGAGTATGGCCGTGGTTTTGGACGAATATGGGGGTACTTCGGGAATTTTGACCGTTGAGGACATCATTGAGGAGCTTTTTGGCGAAATAGAGGATGAGCACGATTCCACGGACCTGCACGAGGAGCAGATCAGCGAAAATGAATATAAGTTCTCCGCCCGCTTGGAGGTGGATTACATTAACGAAAACTACAAAATGGAACTGCCCGAAGGCGAAGAATATGAGACCTTGGGCGGATTGATCGTGCATCAGACCGGAGAAATACCCGAACAGGACACGGAAGTCATATTAGGTCGATTTAGCTTCAAGATTTTGGAGGTATCGAATACCAAAATCGATTTGGTAAAGGTCACCGTTCACACTGAAGATTAA
- a CDS encoding peptidylprolyl isomerase has protein sequence MAILENIRKRTTVLILIIGLALFAFVISGVFSSDNFAGGKVGSTVAEVNGENIPINEFRAQVENASRRYGPSVTGTQLVNMVYDQEVRRTILNQQFEDLGIEVESDQIVDFVRTSGYAQIPDFQDENGIFNEQVFKSTIADWKANDPLRYDAWLQDEKSIIQAAKERMYFNLVKGGVTATLAEGKLDYTMANDKVDIKYVRIPYTTIPDSTITVSKSEIEAYIKDHKAKFQQENARDIRFVYFEEKPSAEDDASVKEAITALLDDSVEYSEAKDANDTIAGFRNTSDMAAFLDRHSDEKFDTIYKAKKDLPSVVADTLMAMEVGEVYGPYKDGDFYKVSKVMDRKENGTVKASHILISWEGAERANPAVTRTKEEAEVEAKRLLAEAKKEDVMFTTLARENSDGPSAPRGGDLGYFQEGLMADEFNDFCFGNPVGTIGLVETQFGYHVIKVDDKQDVIQVATLAREVEPSEQTINTLFTDATKFEMAVIDDEPENFGDIARESSYTVRPVNKIKEMEENLPGLGSQRSVVQWAFNEDTKVGDVRRFDVNNGYAVVQLTKKYRKGLMAPEDASATALPAIRKERKAQQIIAANQGKSLDDMASDNNVSISTASALTLKAPTLPGAGREPMVVGTAFALDKDQTSELIEGETGVYKLTVTNKTAAPDVENYSTYAQSLQSSTAARVNGAVYNALKDKAEIEDKRATFY, from the coding sequence ATGGCAATATTAGAGAATATTAGAAAACGGACAACAGTTCTGATTCTTATCATTGGTTTGGCGTTGTTCGCATTCGTAATATCGGGAGTATTCAGCAGCGATAATTTTGCTGGTGGAAAGGTTGGCTCCACGGTCGCAGAAGTCAATGGAGAAAATATTCCCATCAATGAATTTAGGGCCCAAGTGGAGAATGCCTCCAGAAGATATGGACCTAGCGTTACAGGAACCCAGTTGGTGAACATGGTTTACGACCAAGAGGTGCGTAGGACCATCCTGAACCAGCAGTTCGAGGATTTGGGGATAGAAGTTGAGAGCGACCAAATCGTTGACTTTGTGAGGACTTCGGGTTATGCCCAGATTCCAGATTTTCAAGATGAGAACGGTATTTTCAACGAGCAGGTATTCAAAAGCACCATTGCCGATTGGAAAGCCAACGACCCTTTGCGTTACGATGCGTGGTTGCAAGATGAAAAGTCCATTATCCAAGCTGCCAAAGAGCGTATGTACTTCAACTTGGTCAAAGGAGGGGTGACTGCTACCCTTGCCGAAGGAAAACTGGACTACACCATGGCCAACGACAAGGTGGATATCAAATATGTCCGTATTCCTTACACCACCATTCCAGACAGCACCATCACAGTTTCCAAAAGTGAGATCGAAGCATACATCAAAGATCACAAGGCCAAGTTTCAGCAAGAAAACGCCAGGGATATCCGATTTGTGTATTTCGAGGAAAAGCCATCAGCGGAAGATGATGCCAGTGTAAAGGAAGCCATTACGGCACTATTGGATGATTCAGTAGAGTATTCAGAGGCTAAAGATGCCAACGATACCATTGCTGGATTTAGGAATACGAGCGATATGGCTGCCTTTTTGGACAGACATTCCGATGAAAAATTTGACACGATTTACAAGGCCAAAAAAGACCTTCCTTCCGTTGTGGCCGATACCTTGATGGCCATGGAAGTAGGAGAGGTGTATGGTCCTTATAAGGATGGGGACTTCTATAAAGTCTCAAAAGTTATGGACCGAAAGGAAAATGGTACGGTAAAGGCCAGCCATATTCTTATTTCTTGGGAAGGCGCCGAAAGAGCCAATCCTGCGGTCACAAGGACCAAAGAAGAAGCTGAAGTAGAGGCCAAAAGATTATTGGCCGAAGCCAAAAAAGAGGATGTCATGTTCACCACTTTGGCCAGGGAAAATTCAGATGGACCTTCTGCGCCACGTGGAGGAGATCTTGGTTATTTCCAAGAAGGTCTAATGGCGGATGAGTTCAACGATTTCTGTTTTGGCAATCCAGTAGGAACCATTGGATTGGTAGAAACCCAGTTTGGATACCATGTTATTAAAGTGGATGACAAGCAGGACGTTATCCAGGTGGCTACCTTGGCCCGTGAAGTGGAGCCTTCCGAGCAGACCATAAACACCTTGTTCACCGATGCGACCAAGTTTGAAATGGCGGTTATCGATGATGAGCCGGAAAACTTTGGGGACATTGCTAGGGAAAGTAGCTACACTGTTCGTCCCGTGAACAAGATAAAGGAAATGGAGGAAAACTTACCAGGTTTGGGTTCACAGCGTAGTGTGGTACAATGGGCGTTTAACGAGGACACCAAGGTAGGTGACGTGAGACGTTTTGATGTGAACAACGGATATGCCGTGGTACAGCTTACCAAAAAATATAGAAAAGGACTTATGGCTCCAGAGGATGCTTCGGCAACTGCACTGCCAGCCATCAGAAAAGAGCGCAAGGCACAGCAAATTATTGCCGCCAACCAAGGAAAAAGCTTGGATGACATGGCGTCGGATAACAATGTGAGCATTAGTACAGCTTCTGCTTTGACGCTAAAGGCACCTACCTTGCCCGGTGCAGGAAGAGAGCCTATGGTTGTGGGTACGGCATTTGCTTTGGACAAAGACCAGACCTCCGAACTCATCGAGGGAGAGACAGGTGTCTACAAATTGACCGTTACCAACAAAACGGCAGCTCCCGATGTGGAAAACTACAGCACTTATGCCCAAAGCCTGCAGTCCAGTACAGCGGCCAGGGTCAATGGAGCAGTTTATAATGCCTTAAAGGACAAAGCTGAAATTGAAGATAAGAGAGCTACTTTTTACTAA
- a CDS encoding SusD/RagB family nutrient-binding outer membrane lipoprotein — protein sequence MDLRVSPNDLAADQADPNLLLNSIQLAYASNMAEISDLGAELTRIDYMFGRDYFNNYPGDTFDDIWARTYSSDFNDVGNGDIRVGMFTNIANLETIDEISDLDYSFHVGVSKTLQAHMLMLLVDYLGEAALGEAGKPEDFPSPKLDEGGAIYAAAMSILDEAEGLLATNPQTFGATDLFYGGDTAKWLKLINTLRLKSYMMTGDVGSFKQVIATGNFISSSADDFQFQYGTSELQPDTRHPDYAADYTPSGANIYQSNWLMELMLNNNDPRIRYYFYRQVGETPGADADPNEEKLACSLATPPQHYIDGGFTYCSVPNGYWGRSHGNDEGTPPDNFERTAVGVYPAAGKFDDNDFAVDAEDPAFDGKVGLGKGGGGAGIEPIILSSYVEFWRAIMADNDTERGLRLNRALQMSIDKVMSFGSLDPTGDLSFAPDQATVESYINDVVANFNDATGEEKENIFAEQYFITLYGGATEAYNYYRMTGYPTTVLPNWEPNPGPFPRSFLYPQGEVVTNPSLTQKQTMTQQVFWDNNPASPTFPPAN from the coding sequence TTGGACTTAAGAGTTAGTCCTAATGACCTTGCTGCCGATCAGGCAGACCCTAACTTGTTGTTGAACTCCATACAATTGGCCTATGCCTCGAATATGGCTGAAATAAGCGACCTAGGTGCCGAGTTGACCCGAATCGATTATATGTTTGGAAGGGATTATTTCAATAATTACCCTGGAGATACTTTCGATGATATCTGGGCAAGAACCTACAGTAGTGATTTTAATGATGTGGGAAATGGGGATATTCGAGTTGGAATGTTTACCAACATTGCCAACTTAGAAACGATAGATGAAATCAGTGACTTGGATTATTCATTTCATGTTGGTGTGTCAAAAACTCTTCAAGCACATATGCTGATGCTTTTGGTGGATTACCTTGGCGAGGCTGCCCTTGGAGAAGCTGGAAAACCAGAAGATTTTCCATCCCCAAAATTAGATGAAGGGGGCGCCATATATGCTGCTGCGATGTCTATTTTGGATGAAGCCGAAGGATTACTTGCCACTAATCCCCAAACCTTCGGAGCAACGGATTTATTTTATGGAGGAGACACGGCAAAATGGTTGAAATTAATTAACACCCTTAGGTTAAAGTCGTATATGATGACAGGTGATGTTGGGAGTTTTAAACAGGTAATTGCCACTGGCAACTTTATTTCCTCATCCGCCGATGACTTTCAGTTCCAGTACGGCACCAGCGAGCTACAACCAGACACACGTCATCCAGATTATGCTGCCGATTACACCCCATCAGGGGCCAACATTTACCAGTCCAATTGGCTAATGGAATTGATGCTAAACAATAATGACCCACGCATTCGCTATTATTTCTATAGACAGGTGGGAGAAACTCCTGGGGCGGATGCAGACCCCAATGAAGAAAAATTAGCCTGTTCCTTGGCCACTCCCCCCCAACATTATATTGATGGTGGCTTTACGTATTGTAGTGTACCTAATGGCTATTGGGGCCGCTCCCACGGTAACGATGAGGGTACTCCTCCGGATAATTTTGAACGTACTGCGGTAGGTGTCTACCCTGCAGCTGGAAAATTTGACGACAATGATTTCGCCGTGGATGCAGAAGACCCTGCTTTTGATGGAAAAGTTGGATTGGGTAAAGGTGGTGGTGGTGCCGGCATTGAGCCTATTATTCTTTCTTCATATGTTGAATTTTGGAGAGCGATTATGGCCGATAATGACACTGAACGAGGACTACGCTTAAACCGTGCACTCCAAATGTCAATCGATAAAGTAATGTCCTTTGGTTCATTAGACCCTACTGGAGACTTATCCTTTGCCCCGGACCAAGCAACGGTAGAAAGTTACATCAATGATGTTGTAGCCAATTTTAACGACGCTACTGGTGAAGAAAAAGAAAACATCTTTGCTGAGCAGTACTTTATCACCCTTTATGGAGGTGCGACAGAAGCTTACAACTATTACAGAATGACGGGGTATCCGACCACCGTGTTACCTAACTGGGAACCCAACCCTGGACCTTTCCCAAGGAGTTTTCTTTACCCTCAAGGTGAGGTTGTAACCAACCCATCTTTGACACAAAAACAAACTATGACACAGCAGGTATTCTGGGATAACAATCCAGCCAGTCCAACGTTCCCACCTGCTAACTAA
- a CDS encoding helix-turn-helix transcriptional regulator codes for MDTKSWKDIKDTVYGERGTERRDELERDFESFKIGLLLRKAREEKNLTQEQLGELVDKKRTYISRVENNGSNLTLKTLYDIVEKGLGGKVKISIEI; via the coding sequence ATGGATACAAAAAGTTGGAAGGATATTAAGGATACCGTGTACGGAGAAAGGGGAACTGAACGTAGGGATGAACTGGAAAGGGACTTTGAGTCCTTTAAAATCGGACTTTTGTTGCGTAAGGCACGTGAGGAAAAAAACCTTACCCAAGAGCAATTGGGCGAACTTGTGGACAAAAAACGGACTTACATTTCGCGTGTGGAAAACAACGGAAGCAATCTTACGCTAAAAACACTCTACGATATAGTGGAGAAAGGACTAGGGGGAAAGGTGAAAATATCAATTGAAATCTAA
- a CDS encoding type III pantothenate kinase, which produces MNLVIDIGNTLIKYAVFKNDSIVHDQSSESGLFLSKIKELFEQYPQINNAILSSVGKLDRKERDVVALFCKVHVLTSASKVPFKNSYATPHTLGVDRLALAAAAYHQNPRGNTLVIDAGTCITYDMVNNAGEYVGGAISPGIRMRYNAMHNQTAGLPLLQPGELLDFVGNSTESCMHSGVINGVAQEVDGVIGQYRSRFQDLTVILTGGDYHFFAKRLKNTIFANSKFLLEGLNCLLEYNTN; this is translated from the coding sequence ATGAATTTGGTGATCGACATAGGCAACACCCTTATCAAATATGCTGTTTTTAAAAACGATAGCATCGTGCACGATCAGTCTTCCGAGTCGGGGCTGTTCCTTTCCAAGATCAAGGAATTGTTTGAGCAATATCCACAGATCAACAATGCCATACTTTCATCCGTAGGCAAACTGGACCGCAAGGAGCGCGATGTGGTGGCCCTGTTCTGTAAGGTGCACGTGCTTACCAGTGCCTCCAAGGTCCCTTTTAAAAATAGCTACGCTACCCCGCATACCTTGGGCGTGGACCGATTGGCCTTGGCCGCGGCCGCCTATCATCAAAATCCGCGCGGCAATACCTTGGTGATAGATGCCGGTACCTGCATCACCTACGATATGGTGAACAATGCCGGGGAATATGTGGGAGGTGCCATTTCCCCGGGAATCCGTATGCGCTACAATGCCATGCACAACCAAACGGCGGGCTTACCGCTGCTCCAGCCCGGGGAGCTGCTGGACTTTGTGGGCAATTCCACCGAATCTTGTATGCACAGCGGGGTAATCAATGGTGTGGCGCAGGAAGTGGATGGGGTAATCGGGCAATATCGGTCTCGTTTTCAAGATTTAACAGTTATTTTAACAGGGGGAGACTACCATTTTTTTGCCAAAAGGCTAAAAAACACCATATTTGCCAACTCCAAATTTCTCTTGGAGGGGCTCAACTGCCTACTGGAATACAATACAAACTGA
- a CDS encoding helix-turn-helix transcriptional regulator: MVFLFGFWNRQFASMLNDLTKEEEQFLVKFGAQIRRLRKGKGMTQADLVFEAKVHGNMIGRIERGERAANLLQLRKIAKALEVNVEELFDF; encoded by the coding sequence ATGGTGTTTTTATTCGGTTTTTGGAATAGGCAATTTGCTTCCATGTTGAATGATTTGACAAAAGAAGAAGAACAATTCCTCGTAAAATTTGGAGCGCAGATACGTCGCTTACGAAAAGGAAAGGGGATGACCCAAGCGGACTTGGTTTTTGAGGCCAAAGTTCACGGAAACATGATAGGCAGGATAGAACGCGGTGAGCGAGCCGCCAATCTTCTTCAACTTCGCAAAATAGCTAAAGCTCTAGAAGTTAACGTAGAGGAGCTTTTTGATTTTTAA
- a CDS encoding HNH endonuclease, which produces MKICIWCRQNDTQVTFNNKAHTIPQSLCGKNICENVCDKCNSYFGNIQNRIPSIETVIKETFNISRMILLDSSNEVGKNKALARFKSELFNVNLKQKKVRVKPKYSLRQNFQKNMARQLKRGIYKVYLEERERQKGDALNEKYDFIREFSRYNLGDFPLIYFRRKNGIMMMLEEWNKSPELIFDERYRMKYLLDNHNFFEFELLGHVLAISTSRNFVLSRDTYIKETKKVKEELFSEMFPIEKFNDFDLTLKIMAN; this is translated from the coding sequence ATGAAAATTTGCATTTGGTGTAGACAGAATGATACACAAGTTACATTTAATAATAAAGCACATACGATTCCCCAATCTTTATGTGGTAAAAACATATGTGAAAATGTTTGTGACAAATGCAATTCATATTTTGGAAATATTCAAAACAGAATTCCTTCTATTGAAACAGTCATAAAAGAGACTTTTAATATCTCCAGAATGATTTTACTTGATTCCAGCAATGAGGTCGGAAAGAATAAAGCACTAGCAAGATTTAAATCAGAACTATTTAACGTTAATCTAAAGCAAAAAAAAGTAAGAGTTAAACCTAAATATAGTCTTCGGCAAAATTTTCAAAAAAATATGGCTAGACAGTTGAAACGAGGAATATATAAAGTTTATCTAGAAGAAAGAGAAAGGCAAAAAGGAGATGCATTGAATGAAAAATATGATTTCATTAGAGAGTTTTCAAGATATAACCTCGGCGACTTTCCATTAATATACTTCAGGAGAAAAAATGGAATCATGATGATGCTAGAGGAATGGAATAAATCACCAGAATTAATTTTTGACGAAAGGTACAGAATGAAATACCTTTTAGACAATCATAACTTTTTTGAATTTGAATTGCTAGGTCATGTTTTAGCAATTTCAACATCCCGTAATTTCGTATTGAGTAGAGATACTTATATAAAGGAGACAAAAAAGGTTAAGGAGGAATTATTTTCTGAAATGTTTCCTATAGAAAAATTTAATGATTTCGATTTGACTTTAAAAATTATGGCTAATTGA
- a CDS encoding type II toxin-antitoxin system RelE/ParE family toxin, with translation MEKVREVIQYKNYFEEFLLKQPNKVQDKIFKVIEIIETYKRVPSNYLKAIAGTKGLYEARIKLGSNIWRVFCFFDKGKLVILLNGFAKKSQKTPQKEIDKAVGLMHSYYEDKRR, from the coding sequence ATGGAAAAGGTCCGGGAGGTAATCCAGTACAAAAACTATTTCGAGGAGTTCCTTTTAAAGCAGCCAAACAAGGTGCAGGACAAAATATTCAAGGTCATCGAAATAATTGAAACCTATAAAAGGGTTCCCTCCAATTACCTAAAAGCCATAGCGGGCACTAAAGGACTGTACGAAGCCCGAATTAAACTCGGCTCGAATATTTGGAGAGTATTCTGCTTTTTTGACAAAGGAAAATTGGTAATCCTCTTAAACGGATTTGCCAAAAAGTCGCAGAAAACCCCGCAAAAGGAAATCGACAAAGCAGTAGGACTAATGCACTCATACTATGAAGACAAAAGAAGATAA